A genomic segment from Chloroflexota bacterium encodes:
- the cpaB gene encoding Flp pilus assembly protein CpaB, which produces MKVRKGALPLVGIGVLGLITFAVVLAFLSGISRTADVVVAGRGLPAGARLTAEDVALKRIHASAVLEDALTDPADAVGQVLSAPRLPGEQITRSVVGDRAISGIAATLPPDWRAVAVRVDQATGLAGILRAGDRVEAVAVVDSQTLGYASTDGPGTLSRIVLHDLQVVLVPQSFRYEEAQVEPSGSMALAPVRTATSAQASSVIVLAAPVTPTVIALLPVDSPKGKAQGGTQPVTPTLSASPVELLALLNAKGTIHLALQPVEREIVPTDGVAWNDLVRDLAIPAEGGR; this is translated from the coding sequence ATGAAAGTCCGCAAAGGCGCGCTGCCACTGGTTGGAATCGGAGTCCTGGGATTGATCACCTTCGCTGTCGTGTTGGCTTTTCTGTCCGGCATTTCTCGCACCGCCGACGTCGTCGTCGCAGGCCGAGGCCTCCCTGCAGGGGCGCGCCTGACTGCGGAAGACGTGGCCCTCAAGCGCATCCATGCCTCCGCCGTCCTGGAGGATGCCCTCACGGACCCTGCCGACGCCGTGGGGCAGGTGCTCTCTGCGCCGCGCCTCCCGGGCGAGCAGATCACGCGCTCGGTGGTAGGAGACCGGGCGATCTCTGGCATCGCTGCGACGCTGCCTCCCGATTGGCGGGCTGTTGCGGTACGGGTGGATCAGGCAACGGGCCTGGCGGGCATCCTGCGGGCAGGCGACCGGGTGGAGGCGGTGGCAGTGGTGGACAGCCAGACGCTGGGATATGCCTCAACCGACGGCCCCGGCACGCTGTCTCGCATCGTCCTGCACGACCTGCAAGTGGTGCTGGTGCCGCAATCGTTCCGGTACGAGGAGGCCCAGGTGGAACCATCTGGCTCCATGGCGCTGGCTCCTGTCCGCACCGCGACGTCGGCCCAGGCCTCGTCGGTGATCGTGCTGGCCGCTCCGGTCACGCCGACCGTCATCGCGCTCCTGCCCGTGGATTCGCCCAAGGGCAAGGCACAGGGCGGGACCCAACCGGTTACCCCAACGCTCTCGGCGAGCCCTGTGGAACTCCTGGCGCTGCTGAATGCCAAGGGCACGATTCACCTCGCCCTTCAGCCGGTGGAGCGGGAGATCGTCCCCACAGACGGCGTTGCCTGGAACGACCTCGTCCGGGACCTGGCTATCCCCGCGGAGGGCGGACGATGA
- a CDS encoding CpaF family protein, whose product MSNRALLNRVRAERVAVPALSGQAQDELTEAVRVAVTGEFLPEEILAPDEATRGRIRERIRFHVSEGAEQAGLGLSAAQENAVALQVERVLLGWGFLEEFLPPARDDLTEIALCPDGVLYLKVKGDARFRRVEGFDPPSPGEVRRVIQAILGPLGRRATEAEPIVSARLPRTERMPAGARVHVVLPPIVNGRGYPALNVRLFEESPITPERLLSWGALNEEMMGFLRQVIGARCSVLIAGGTGTGKTTLLNMVSEFIPRDDRVVSIEDTQELRLNVPHWVAMETRAPSIEGKYGVGALDLVNAALRMTPDWIIVGEVRAGDVAAGLLQTQISGHAGLSTIHARSPWEAVQTLILRCLQSGQFPKVEAIKVLIALAVDVMVQLEWDATGVRRVSRIAQVERDLKGGDVRLTDLFRWNPHAGEPTWERIGEYTRG is encoded by the coding sequence ATGAGTAATCGTGCGTTGTTGAACCGCGTGCGTGCCGAGCGGGTGGCCGTGCCCGCGCTGTCTGGGCAGGCGCAGGACGAGTTGACGGAGGCCGTTCGCGTGGCCGTTACCGGCGAGTTCCTGCCCGAGGAGATCTTGGCCCCAGACGAGGCCACACGGGGGCGCATTCGGGAGCGGATACGGTTTCACGTGAGCGAGGGGGCGGAGCAGGCGGGGCTGGGCCTGAGCGCGGCACAGGAGAACGCCGTGGCCCTCCAGGTGGAACGCGTGCTGTTGGGGTGGGGATTCTTGGAGGAGTTCCTACCACCGGCGCGGGACGACCTCACCGAGATCGCGCTGTGTCCGGACGGGGTATTGTACCTGAAGGTCAAGGGGGACGCACGATTCCGTCGCGTGGAGGGGTTTGATCCCCCATCTCCTGGGGAAGTGCGGCGGGTGATCCAGGCGATACTCGGGCCGCTTGGCCGGCGAGCGACAGAGGCCGAGCCGATCGTGTCGGCGCGGCTGCCGCGGACAGAACGGATGCCTGCGGGGGCGCGGGTGCATGTGGTGCTGCCGCCGATTGTGAACGGGCGGGGGTACCCTGCGCTGAACGTGCGGCTGTTTGAGGAGTCGCCGATCACGCCCGAGCGATTGCTGTCGTGGGGGGCGCTGAACGAGGAGATGATGGGTTTCCTGCGCCAGGTCATCGGGGCGCGCTGCAGCGTTCTGATCGCCGGCGGCACGGGGACGGGGAAGACGACGCTGTTGAACATGGTGTCGGAATTCATCCCGCGGGATGACCGAGTGGTGAGCATTGAGGACACCCAGGAGTTGCGGCTGAACGTGCCGCATTGGGTCGCGATGGAGACGCGGGCGCCGTCCATAGAGGGGAAGTATGGGGTCGGGGCGCTAGATCTGGTGAACGCCGCGCTGCGGATGACGCCGGATTGGATCATCGTGGGGGAAGTGCGGGCTGGGGATGTGGCGGCCGGGTTGCTGCAGACGCAGATATCGGGCCACGCGGGGTTGTCCACGATCCACGCCCGCTCACCATGGGAGGCGGTGCAGACGTTGATTCTGCGGTGCCTGCAGAGCGGACAGTTTCCGAAGGTAGAAGCGATCAAGGTGCTGATTGCGCTGGCAGTGGACGTGATGGTGCAGTTGGAGTGGGATGCGACGGGCGTCCGCCGTGTGAGCCGCATCGCGCAGGTGGAGCGAGATCTCAAGGGTGGGGACGTGCGGCTGACCGATCTGTTCCGGTGGAATCCGCACGCAGGGGAGCCGACCTGGGAGCGTATCGGCGAGTATACGAGGGGGTAG